The Flammeovirgaceae bacterium genome contains a region encoding:
- a CDS encoding heavy-metal-associated domain-containing protein → MSTLKFKTNIKCSSCVATVKPVLNTLAGEGKWHVDLAAPERTLTVETEATDNQISEALLKVGYKAEVITNC, encoded by the coding sequence ATGAGCACCTTGAAATTCAAAACCAACATTAAATGCTCCTCCTGTGTGGCTACTGTAAAGCCTGTTCTTAATACACTTGCCGGTGAAGGGAAATGGCATGTTGACCTCGCTGCCCCCGAGCGCACTCTCACAGTAGAAACTGAAGCTACCGACAACCAAATCAGTGAAGCCCTGTTAAAGGTTGGCTATAAAGCCGAAGTTATAACCAATTGCTAA
- a CDS encoding molybdopterin-dependent oxidoreductase: MERKAYTVNDQSRRNFLKQLAATSAISAATAMLPEVTFGGVEKFSGNDKLTWKKSPCRFCGVGCGLLIGLQNGKAVAVKGDPDSTVNKGLCCVKGYHSVMALYGKDRLRKPLVKRNGKWVEVTMTEALDLVASKMKETIDKHGKDAVAMYGSGQWTIPDGYVASKFMKGGIGTNNLEANARLCMASAVTGFMTSFGLDEPMGCYEDIDHADVFVLWGNNMAEMHPVLFSRLLDQRLKRKSIIIDLGTRTTRTSLAADKSILFQPQGDLALANAICYEIITNGWINRGFVEKHCVFKKGKTNIGYGLEDNFQFTDEPGDISFNDFKNFLNDYAPVKASALCGVSVKDIKYLAQFYGDPNKKVMSLWCMGPNQHTRGTWINNQIYNIHLLTGKISTPGNSPFSLTGQPSACGTVREVGTLTHLLPHGTVTNEKDRKLAAEIWKVPVEKIPAKPTFHTVEMFRALDRGEIKFMWIQVTNPMVSMPNLKRYRNGALKEDRFIVVSDVYPTPTTDVADVILPSAMWIEREGMFGNSERRTQHFEKMIEPQGECMSDTWQIIEVAKRMGYGNLFPWTKESHIEEIWKEYTRFHHGPEHAMASYEELKARPGIQWPYVNGKETKWRYHAKYDPAAKGDSFDFYGKPNGKAWIWARPFEPAPEVPDKEYPYWLCTGRVVEHWHTGSMTRRIPVLHQAVPHAYVELNVQDATSMNIRTGDKVKLVSRRGELVLPASVNERGQPPRGQVFVPFFDEALLINELTIDAFCPISREPEYKKCAVKVMKA, from the coding sequence ATGGAAAGGAAAGCCTATACCGTTAACGATCAATCGCGCAGAAACTTTCTCAAGCAACTGGCGGCCACATCGGCCATCAGCGCGGCAACGGCCATGCTGCCTGAAGTTACATTTGGAGGAGTTGAGAAGTTTTCAGGAAACGATAAACTCACCTGGAAAAAATCGCCCTGCCGTTTTTGCGGAGTAGGCTGCGGTTTGCTCATTGGCTTGCAAAACGGTAAGGCCGTAGCGGTTAAAGGCGATCCCGACAGCACGGTAAACAAAGGGCTGTGCTGTGTGAAGGGCTACCACTCAGTAATGGCATTATACGGGAAAGACAGGCTCAGAAAACCTCTAGTAAAGCGCAACGGCAAATGGGTAGAAGTAACCATGACCGAAGCCCTGGATTTGGTGGCCAGCAAAATGAAGGAAACTATCGACAAGCATGGCAAGGATGCAGTGGCCATGTATGGCTCGGGGCAGTGGACCATCCCCGATGGCTACGTGGCCAGCAAATTCATGAAAGGTGGCATTGGTACAAATAACCTTGAAGCCAATGCACGCCTGTGTATGGCCAGCGCAGTAACCGGCTTTATGACTTCCTTCGGACTGGATGAACCCATGGGTTGTTATGAGGACATTGACCATGCCGATGTATTTGTATTGTGGGGCAACAACATGGCCGAAATGCACCCTGTGCTTTTCTCACGTTTGTTAGACCAACGATTAAAACGAAAAAGCATCATCATCGATTTAGGCACTCGCACCACACGTACCAGTCTGGCAGCCGATAAATCCATACTCTTCCAACCTCAGGGCGACCTGGCCTTAGCCAACGCCATCTGCTACGAAATCATTACCAATGGATGGATAAACCGTGGTTTTGTAGAAAAACATTGTGTATTCAAAAAAGGGAAAACCAATATCGGGTACGGGCTTGAAGATAACTTTCAGTTTACCGATGAGCCCGGTGATATCAGTTTCAATGATTTCAAAAATTTCCTGAACGATTATGCCCCTGTAAAAGCATCGGCATTGTGTGGCGTATCGGTTAAAGACATCAAGTATCTCGCACAATTTTATGGCGACCCGAACAAAAAAGTGATGTCGCTATGGTGCATGGGCCCCAATCAACATACGCGGGGGACCTGGATTAATAATCAGATATACAACATCCACCTGCTCACCGGAAAAATTTCCACTCCGGGCAACTCGCCATTTTCGCTTACCGGCCAGCCGAGCGCCTGCGGTACCGTACGCGAAGTAGGAACACTCACGCATCTGCTCCCGCACGGAACAGTAACCAACGAAAAAGATCGCAAACTTGCCGCAGAAATCTGGAAGGTGCCTGTAGAAAAAATTCCGGCTAAGCCCACCTTCCATACTGTTGAAATGTTTCGTGCATTAGACCGTGGCGAAATCAAATTCATGTGGATACAGGTAACCAACCCGATGGTTTCCATGCCTAACCTGAAACGCTATCGGAACGGTGCATTGAAAGAAGACCGGTTTATCGTGGTGTCGGATGTGTACCCCACACCCACTACCGATGTAGCCGATGTGATTCTGCCCTCAGCCATGTGGATTGAGCGCGAAGGCATGTTCGGCAACTCCGAAAGACGTACGCAGCATTTTGAAAAAATGATTGAACCCCAGGGTGAGTGCATGAGCGACACCTGGCAGATTATTGAAGTAGCCAAACGCATGGGTTATGGAAATCTTTTTCCCTGGACAAAAGAAAGCCACATCGAAGAAATCTGGAAAGAATATACCCGGTTCCATCACGGACCGGAACATGCCATGGCCAGTTACGAAGAACTGAAAGCAAGGCCGGGCATTCAGTGGCCTTATGTTAATGGAAAAGAAACCAAGTGGCGCTACCACGCCAAGTACGATCCCGCAGCAAAAGGCGATTCATTTGACTTTTATGGCAAGCCCAATGGCAAAGCCTGGATATGGGCAAGGCCTTTTGAACCGGCACCGGAAGTTCCTGATAAGGAATATCCATATTGGCTCTGCACCGGCCGGGTGGTTGAGCATTGGCATACCGGCTCCATGACAAGGCGGATTCCTGTGTTACATCAGGCGGTACCACATGCCTATGTGGAGCTGAATGTGCAGGATGCAACAAGTATGAACATCCGCACAGGCGATAAAGTGAAACTGGTTTCGCGCAGGGGTGAACTTGTATTACCCGCCTCTGTAAATGAACGGGGCCAGCCTCCGCGCGGCCAGGTATTTGTTCCCTTTTTTGATGAGGCCCTGTTGATTAATGAACTTACCATTGATGCATTCTGTCCGATTTCGCGCGAGCCCGAATATAAAAAGTGTGCGGTAAAAGTGATGAAAGCCTGA
- a CDS encoding cytochrome C, protein MTIKPKQHILIFYIVVLMASAIVVLNFSMLVEQEEAHVEEELFPYVEPLPFESGVFERAEFALAYRNMPDDENHNRSLEGYYKRRAFSGAPPVIPHAILNESAFGGKACLQCHQNGGYVEQFKAFAPVTPHPELINCRQCHVPVNTNALFKATAFEGLKAPAIGNRAMEGSPPVIPHTLQLRENCLACHAGPAAPKTIRVTHPERVNCRSCHALKPLTPIEWERPAK, encoded by the coding sequence ATGACCATCAAGCCGAAACAACATATACTCATTTTCTATATAGTTGTGCTGATGGCTTCAGCGATAGTTGTGCTCAACTTCAGCATGCTGGTGGAGCAGGAGGAAGCGCACGTAGAGGAAGAGTTGTTTCCGTATGTTGAGCCCCTTCCTTTCGAGTCGGGGGTGTTTGAACGTGCCGAGTTTGCATTGGCCTATCGGAACATGCCTGATGATGAAAATCATAATCGCTCATTGGAAGGATATTATAAGCGAAGGGCTTTCTCAGGCGCACCGCCCGTCATTCCGCATGCCATTCTGAATGAAAGTGCCTTTGGCGGAAAGGCTTGTTTGCAATGCCATCAGAATGGTGGATATGTAGAACAGTTTAAAGCCTTTGCACCGGTAACACCCCACCCTGAACTGATTAACTGCAGGCAATGCCATGTGCCGGTCAACACCAATGCACTGTTTAAAGCAACTGCGTTTGAAGGACTGAAAGCACCTGCTATCGGCAACCGTGCGATGGAAGGCAGTCCACCGGTTATACCACATACCTTACAACTCAGGGAAAATTGCCTGGCCTGTCATGCCGGTCCGGCCGCTCCAAAAACCATTCGCGTTACGCACCCCGAGCGGGTAAATTGCCGGTCGTGTCACGCCCTGAAACCTTTAACACCCATTGAATGGGAGAGACCGGCCAAATGA